CCGCTCGCGCCTACCCAGCTTTCAATCATTAATAAATGTGCCATTATGTACCTCCTTAATCGTAAAAAATACTATTAACCCCGATTATACGACGCACCCTTTTCTTCGTCAACCAAAAAGTGGAGATGTCCTAACCTTGACTTCCCAAGCCTATTATGTATTTCTATGCAGAAGGAGGATCGACTAGGTCTATCCAAACTCCTTAGGCACCAGTTTATGGTTAAAACATGGTTGGTCGTATATACTGAGACAATAGGGTATGAGAGGAGAGGTCCCATGCGTAAGCGATCGCTTCGAGAAATTCAGTCCAAGCTCATGACAAATCAACCCGAAGTGAATATGGCCGTTGCTAAATTTCGCGAAAAGACGAGGGAGCAAGGCTGGTCCTTATCCCGAAACCGTCCGCGGTCCTCGGATGAAATTAAAGCGTTAAACTACATCGCTCGTATCGCCCTCCGAGAAGGACTGGAATCCGGTAAGATTCAATATGATCGAGAGAAGAGGGTGCTCCGGATTGAGCGATATGCTAAAAGCTAAAGAAGCCCTTGATCAGTTCCAGCCTAGAAGCAACGAAAAGGCACCGACAACTAGTGTCTGATGCCTTCTACTCATTAAATTCGAATTCGGTTGGAGCAAGCCCAAGTTAGCTGTACTGTGATGCACATGATGTATCAAGCGGTTATGTTGCACGGCTGTCGGCCCCCGCTCCAATCGTCCTAGCCAATGGCTGTCGTATGTCGACAATTAGGGAACTTGCTGCATCCCAGAAACTCCGTCCCCTGCTTACTCTTCCTACGCACCATCGGAGCTCCGCACTTACATGTCGCACTGCTCGTTGAGGCTGCTTCCTTCCTCCCTCGAGCCATCTCGGACTTCGCTACGGTTACGTCCTTCTCGATCGGCCGCGGCTTCTTGCTTGGCTGCCACTTGCCCCATGCCCGTAACTTCTGCTCCACAAGTGCGCCATGCCAGTAGTCCACCTTGAACTGTTCCGCCTCCTTCTTGGCAGGCGGCGTAAGGTCAGATGTTGTCACCAGCAACGACAGTATACAATCATGGTTTCTCTTCGCCCCTACCAGCTCACGAACGGTCATGACTGGAACGAGGTTATGATCGGCGTAGCACTTGGCTTGAACCGCTGTCTTCTCACCACGCTTATCCACGATAACGAGGTCGACCCCGCCATCATTCCCGCCTACCCCCACTTCCTTGACATTGTAGCCTTGATCGCGGAAATAAAGGGCAAGCAGCCGTTCGAACTCGGCGCCCGACAGGTCATCCAGCCTGCTTGTAAGAATAATCTCGTCGGCTCTGCACACCTTGGACGCTCGTCTAGTTGCGCTGTGAGCAGACTTGGTAGCAGACCCCTTCTTCGGCTGCGGCTTCTTCGACTTTTTCTCCTGACGTCTACTGCGTATCCATATCGATCCGAGGATCTCAGCCACAAGAACGGATCCGAATAGAATACCTACGAAGAAGCCCCAGTGCAGTCCTGGGATGTTGAAGTATATCGCTAACCCGCCAAGAATGAAGATTCCTCTGAAGAAATATGCAATTTGCCTGCCCTCTGCATAATACGTTCTAGCCATATGATCCTCCCAGAAGCTTCTAAATATGTTTTCAAACACCTTTTGTTCTATTTTTATATTCATTATTCGTCATCCATCGACCTATTCCTTCCTCCATTAACAAAAAGTTGTGCGTCAAAAAGACCACCTCGCAAGGTGGCCTTTCCGACCC
Above is a genomic segment from Paenibacillus sp. YYML68 containing:
- a CDS encoding restriction endonuclease translates to MARTYYAEGRQIAYFFRGIFILGGLAIYFNIPGLHWGFFVGILFGSVLVAEILGSIWIRSRRQEKKSKKPQPKKGSATKSAHSATRRASKVCRADEIILTSRLDDLSGAEFERLLALYFRDQGYNVKEVGVGGNDGGVDLVIVDKRGEKTAVQAKCYADHNLVPVMTVRELVGAKRNHDCILSLLVTTSDLTPPAKKEAEQFKVDYWHGALVEQKLRAWGKWQPSKKPRPIEKDVTVAKSEMARGRKEAASTSSATCKCGAPMVRRKSKQGTEFLGCSKFPNCRHTTAIG